The following are encoded together in the Eubacterium sp. 1001713B170207_170306_E7 genome:
- the guaA gene encoding glutamine-hydrolyzing GMP synthase gives MAERETILIIDFGAQYNQLIARRVREARVYSEVVPYDVSIERIKEINPKGIIFTGGPSSVHEEGAPRCNPDIYTLGIPVLGICYGAQLMAQQLRGTTDSAEIREYGKKAVKIGKSDSLLFKDVLDNSIVWMSHTNYIAQVPDGFEITATTETCPVAAMENAGAKMYAVQFHPEVEHSQYGKELLRNFIYDVCGCQGLWTMENFIEEQTKAIRERVGDKKVLCALSGGVDSSVASTLVHRAIGDQLTCIFVDHGLLRKDEGDQVEEIFKNRFKMNFIRVNCEDRFLGKLAGADDPERKRKIIGEEFIRVFEEESSKLKNIDYLLQGTIYPDVIESGTKNAAVIKSHHNVGGLPEDVDFELIEPLRNLFKDEVRELGEELGLDHDLVWRQPFPGPGLAIRVMGEVTKEKLDLLREADFVFRDEIAKAGLDEEIWQYFAVLPGNRSVGVMGDERTYDYTVGLRAVTSVDGMTSDWARIPFDVLESISTRIVNEVPHVNRIVYDITSKPPSTIEWE, from the coding sequence ATGGCAGAAAGAGAAACAATTCTGATCATCGATTTTGGTGCCCAGTATAATCAGCTCATCGCCCGACGGGTGCGTGAAGCCAGAGTTTATTCTGAAGTGGTACCCTACGATGTATCCATTGAGAGAATTAAGGAAATCAATCCAAAGGGGATCATCTTTACAGGGGGACCTTCCAGCGTCCATGAAGAAGGCGCTCCAAGGTGTAACCCTGATATCTATACGCTGGGAATTCCAGTATTGGGAATCTGCTATGGCGCGCAGCTTATGGCCCAGCAGCTGAGGGGAACTACCGACTCGGCAGAGATTCGCGAGTATGGCAAAAAGGCTGTGAAAATCGGGAAATCGGACAGCCTGCTGTTTAAGGATGTCCTGGACAACTCCATTGTCTGGATGAGTCATACAAACTATATTGCCCAGGTGCCCGACGGTTTTGAAATTACAGCTACAACGGAAACCTGTCCGGTGGCCGCCATGGAAAACGCCGGAGCGAAAATGTACGCCGTACAGTTTCATCCCGAAGTGGAGCACAGCCAATACGGAAAAGAGCTGCTGCGTAACTTTATCTATGATGTCTGCGGCTGTCAGGGCCTGTGGACCATGGAAAACTTTATCGAAGAACAGACAAAAGCCATCCGCGAACGGGTTGGCGATAAGAAGGTGCTCTGTGCCCTGAGCGGTGGTGTGGATTCCTCTGTAGCCTCCACGCTTGTGCACCGTGCCATCGGCGACCAGCTGACCTGTATTTTTGTTGATCACGGCCTGCTGCGTAAAGATGAAGGTGATCAGGTAGAAGAGATTTTCAAAAACCGTTTTAAAATGAACTTTATCCGTGTAAACTGTGAGGACCGTTTCCTCGGGAAGCTGGCCGGTGCAGACGATCCTGAGCGCAAGCGCAAGATCATCGGCGAAGAGTTTATCCGTGTTTTTGAGGAAGAATCCAGCAAACTAAAAAATATCGACTATCTGCTCCAGGGAACCATTTATCCAGACGTTATTGAAAGCGGCACCAAAAATGCCGCAGTGATCAAAAGCCATCACAACGTCGGCGGTTTGCCGGAGGATGTGGATTTTGAGCTCATCGAACCTCTCCGTAACCTTTTTAAGGATGAAGTCCGCGAGCTTGGCGAAGAGCTCGGTCTCGACCATGACCTCGTATGGCGGCAGCCATTCCCAGGCCCAGGCCTGGCTATCCGCGTTATGGGTGAAGTCACCAAGGAAAAGCTGGATCTGCTGCGTGAAGCTGATTTTGTATTCCGCGATGAAATCGCAAAGGCTGGTCTGGATGAAGAAATCTGGCAGTACTTTGCCGTTCTCCCCGGAAACCGCAGTGTCGGCGTCATGGGCGATGAACGCACCTATGATTATACCGTTGGCCTGAGAGCCGTTACCTCCGTTGACGGCATGACCTCCGACTGGGCGAGAATCCCCTTTGATGTGCTGGAGTCCATCTCCACCCGCATCGTCAATGAAGTTCCTCACGTTAACCGAATCGTGTACGATATTACAAGCAAGCCCCCATCAACGATTGAGTGGGAGTAA
- the kdpA gene encoding potassium-transporting ATPase subunit KdpA has protein sequence MLQVALTLALFVIIIFPLGTYIYHIATNQKTFADPVFDRVDNAIYKVCGVDMNRQMNWKQYAVALVVTNAFMIFIGYIILRIQFLPVFNPNGIEGMEASLSFNTIISFMTNTNLQHYSGESGLSYLSQMLVIIYMMFVSAASGYGVCVAFIRGLAGGRDGRKAMGNFYADLIRITTRVLLPLSIILGTFLISQGVPQTLLGTATVASLEGGLQDIARGPVAALEIIKHLGTNGGGFLGANSSTPIENPTILTNICELLSMMIIPGALVVAFGLMIKDKKQGWMVFGAMAIIFIIGLGVCMTAEHAGNPALAEVGLNQSMGNFEGKEVRFGIDQSALFTTVTTSFTTGTVNNMHDSLTPLGGMVPLLHMMLNCVFGGEGVGLMNILTYAVLTVFICGLMVGRTPEFLTKKIESREVKLAALVIIIHPLLILGFSALAVSVQAGLDGITNPGFHGLAQVLYEYASSAANNGSGFEGLADNSVFWNVTAGLAMFFGRYLAIILQLAFASSLMNKTSVSVSAGTMKTNNTMFMILLVLIVYVVGALTFFPALALGPIAEHLTLWF, from the coding sequence ATGTTACAAGTTGCTTTAACTTTAGCATTGTTTGTGATTATTATTTTTCCATTGGGAACTTACATTTATCACATCGCAACCAATCAAAAGACCTTTGCGGATCCGGTCTTTGACAGAGTTGACAATGCCATTTATAAAGTGTGTGGCGTCGATATGAACCGGCAGATGAACTGGAAACAGTACGCTGTTGCGCTGGTCGTCACCAATGCTTTTATGATTTTTATTGGATACATTATTTTAAGAATTCAGTTTTTACCTGTATTCAATCCAAATGGGATTGAGGGGATGGAAGCCAGTTTGTCATTTAACACGATCATTAGTTTTATGACAAATACAAACCTTCAGCATTACTCAGGTGAATCTGGCCTCTCCTATTTAAGCCAAATGCTTGTCATTATTTATATGATGTTTGTTTCTGCGGCATCGGGCTATGGGGTCTGTGTGGCCTTTATCAGAGGTCTTGCTGGCGGTAGGGATGGCCGAAAAGCGATGGGGAATTTTTACGCGGATCTTATCCGCATTACCACCCGCGTCTTATTGCCATTATCCATTATTTTGGGGACTTTCCTTATTTCACAGGGAGTTCCACAGACCCTGCTGGGAACTGCAACGGTTGCTTCACTGGAAGGTGGTCTGCAGGATATTGCTCGCGGACCAGTTGCGGCGCTTGAAATTATCAAGCATTTAGGCACAAACGGTGGTGGTTTCCTTGGTGCGAACTCATCGACACCCATTGAAAACCCGACGATTTTAACAAATATCTGTGAATTATTGTCAATGATGATCATTCCGGGCGCTCTGGTCGTTGCCTTTGGTCTCATGATCAAGGACAAAAAGCAGGGATGGATGGTTTTTGGAGCGATGGCCATTATTTTCATTATTGGCCTTGGCGTATGCATGACGGCTGAACATGCGGGCAACCCGGCACTGGCTGAAGTCGGCTTAAATCAGAGCATGGGCAATTTTGAAGGCAAGGAAGTCCGCTTTGGAATTGACCAGTCCGCATTGTTCACAACAGTCACCACCTCATTTACAACAGGTACAGTTAACAACATGCACGATTCCCTGACCCCTCTGGGCGGTATGGTTCCGCTGCTTCACATGATGTTAAACTGTGTGTTTGGCGGTGAGGGCGTCGGATTGATGAACATTTTGACCTATGCCGTGCTGACAGTGTTTATCTGCGGGCTGATGGTTGGCCGTACACCTGAATTTTTAACAAAAAAAATTGAAAGCAGGGAAGTGAAACTGGCGGCGCTGGTGATTATTATCCATCCGCTGCTGATTTTAGGCTTTTCGGCCCTGGCGGTATCGGTACAGGCTGGTCTTGACGGCATCACCAATCCAGGTTTCCACGGATTAGCTCAGGTGCTTTATGAATATGCTTCTTCGGCCGCCAACAATGGCTCGGGCTTTGAAGGACTGGCTGATAACTCTGTGTTCTGGAATGTTACAGCCGGCCTGGCAATGTTCTTTGGCCGTTATCTGGCGATCATTCTTCAGCTGGCCTTTGCAAGCTCCCTGATGAATAAAACGTCTGTCAGCGTAAGCGCAGGCACGATGAAAACAAACAATACGATGTTCATGATTTTACTGGTTTTGATCGTCTATGTCGTCGGCGCGCTGACATTCTTCCCAGCTCTGGCACTTGGACCAATTGCAGAGCATCTTACATTGTGGTTCTAA
- a CDS encoding 2-oxo acid dehydrogenase subunit E2 gives MAADIILPKLGMDMQSGTIMTWYKNEGDTVKKGEPLFELMTDKVNIEVEAEDSGVLLKRYYETGVELPVFTVIGCIGEAEEQVPEHQAVSPLNTMQSPGHLTDEDRAALKAMRSSTREGFSSVGKTIRATPSARRLAAEHKIDLSNVSGSGPKGRIQVEDIEALLDVSKKVEKTEVPQQKVFAEPREEKTELEAVLDEVPQQDDEPKEIVAEEPEEAPVSEPNPGMAGALDMTLEDLVAGMGSLEAELGGKTHEGDVLEAAAVQEPAANIEKPAEKPAATQVFSASPLAEKMAAVENIDIHSISEGSGPDGRIMKEDVLKAMAEGSSRLESVIEEVPVQAEAPQDEAAEAEPAALQPEVPEEKAVPDHEADEEVIVMTLPEPTIEIAERTEAEEENPPVNGRLEAMPAKRRIIADRMVKSNLENVVITLTTEVDMTEVKELRKKISKKVEKETGYRCTYTDFLLVSVSRALTEHPYINSSLCEDGVIFHDFVNLGMAVGMDDGLIVPVIRDAHSASFSEMVEKRSELLKLVKAKKLTGDHFKDSTFTVTNLGMYGILEFTAIINQPNSAILSVGEVVDRVRIYKGEPAPRSVMKISLNLDHRVADGMAGAKFLQTVKSYMENPALLLF, from the coding sequence ATGGCAGCAGATATTATTTTACCAAAGCTAGGAATGGACATGCAGTCCGGAACCATTATGACATGGTATAAAAACGAGGGAGACACTGTTAAAAAGGGGGAACCACTGTTTGAGCTTATGACCGATAAGGTTAACATTGAAGTAGAGGCAGAGGACAGCGGGGTTCTTTTAAAGCGCTACTATGAAACAGGGGTAGAGCTGCCCGTGTTTACAGTCATTGGCTGTATCGGCGAGGCTGAAGAGCAGGTGCCGGAGCATCAAGCGGTCTCCCCGCTTAACACGATGCAGAGCCCGGGACACCTCACCGATGAGGATCGTGCGGCCCTGAAGGCCATGCGTAGTTCTACCCGCGAGGGCTTTTCGAGCGTGGGCAAAACCATCCGCGCTACCCCGTCTGCCAGACGCCTGGCGGCCGAGCATAAAATCGACCTGTCCAATGTGAGCGGCAGCGGCCCTAAGGGCCGTATCCAGGTAGAGGACATCGAGGCTTTACTGGATGTCTCCAAAAAAGTTGAGAAGACAGAGGTACCTCAGCAGAAGGTCTTTGCAGAACCCAGGGAAGAAAAAACGGAATTGGAGGCGGTTTTGGACGAAGTGCCTCAGCAGGACGATGAGCCCAAAGAAATCGTGGCCGAAGAACCTGAAGAAGCCCCAGTCTCAGAACCCAATCCAGGGATGGCCGGAGCTCTTGATATGACCCTTGAGGATCTGGTGGCTGGAATGGGCAGCCTTGAAGCCGAGCTTGGCGGTAAAACCCATGAGGGAGATGTTCTGGAAGCGGCAGCGGTGCAGGAGCCGGCCGCCAATATAGAGAAACCGGCAGAGAAACCAGCGGCCACCCAGGTGTTCAGCGCCTCACCGCTGGCAGAAAAAATGGCCGCGGTCGAGAACATTGATATACACAGCATTTCCGAAGGCAGCGGACCTGACGGACGTATCATGAAAGAGGATGTTCTGAAAGCCATGGCCGAAGGCTCAAGCCGTCTTGAAAGCGTGATCGAGGAGGTTCCGGTTCAGGCAGAAGCTCCCCAGGATGAGGCGGCAGAAGCAGAACCGGCAGCGCTCCAGCCCGAAGTGCCTGAGGAAAAGGCCGTGCCGGATCATGAGGCAGATGAGGAAGTCATTGTTATGACACTGCCCGAGCCCACCATTGAGATAGCAGAAAGAACAGAAGCGGAAGAAGAAAATCCTCCGGTTAACGGGCGGCTTGAAGCCATGCCTGCCAAAAGGAGAATCATTGCGGACCGTATGGTTAAGAGCAATCTTGAAAACGTGGTGATCACCCTGACGACCGAGGTGGATATGACTGAGGTTAAAGAGCTGCGTAAAAAGATCAGCAAAAAGGTCGAAAAGGAAACCGGCTACCGGTGCACCTACACTGATTTCCTGCTGGTTTCCGTTTCAAGGGCTTTAACGGAGCATCCCTATATCAACAGCAGCCTGTGTGAGGATGGCGTTATATTCCACGATTTTGTCAATCTGGGCATGGCCGTGGGAATGGATGACGGCCTGATCGTCCCTGTTATTCGTGACGCCCACAGTGCAAGCTTTTCCGAGATGGTCGAAAAACGCAGCGAGCTGCTCAAGCTGGTCAAAGCCAAAAAGCTGACAGGCGATCATTTTAAAGACAGCACCTTCACAGTAACCAACCTGGGAATGTACGGTATCCTTGAGTTTACGGCCATCATCAACCAGCCCAACAGCGCGATTTTGAGCGTTGGCGAGGTGGTGGACAGAGTCCGTATCTATAAAGGAGAGCCGGCCCCGAGATCGGTGATGAAAATCAGCCTGAATCTGGACCACCGTGTGGCAGATGGAATGGCAGGAGCCAAGTTCCTCCAGACGGTCAAGAGCTACATGGAAAATCCAGCCCTGCTGCTATTCTGA
- a CDS encoding aldo/keto reductase, protein MIYKEFQDLKLSALGFGAMRLPVEGDDPNAAIDEAATAEMVDYAIKNGVNYFDTAYGYHNGQSEIVMGRVLSHYPRESYYLATKFPGYDLSNMGQVETIFEEQLKKCGVDYFDFYLFHNVYEKNIDPYMDEKNGIMEYLLKQKAAGRIKHLGFSAHGRYDTIKRFLEAYSGQLEFCQIQLNYLDWSLQDAKAKVELLKDYHMPIWVMEPLRGGKLAALSDKNMAELKELRPEADAPEWAFRFLQSIPEVTMVLSGMSDEDQLKSNIAVYEEEKPVNEQELECLIKVADSMLDSLPCTACRYCTTYCPQKLDIPTLLSLYNDARFTNSIITQMAVDALPEEKQPSACIGCKSCEEVCPQQLQISPAMTDFVDILNQPAGL, encoded by the coding sequence ATGATTTATAAAGAATTTCAGGATTTAAAACTTTCGGCCTTGGGGTTTGGCGCAATGCGCCTTCCGGTGGAGGGAGATGATCCCAATGCTGCAATTGATGAAGCGGCAACAGCAGAAATGGTTGATTATGCCATTAAAAATGGGGTTAATTATTTTGATACGGCTTACGGCTACCACAACGGTCAGTCAGAAATTGTCATGGGAAGGGTACTGAGCCATTACCCGCGCGAGAGCTATTATCTGGCCACCAAATTTCCAGGCTATGACCTCTCTAACATGGGACAGGTAGAAACAATTTTCGAGGAGCAGCTGAAAAAATGCGGTGTTGATTATTTTGATTTTTATCTGTTTCACAATGTGTATGAAAAAAACATTGATCCCTATATGGATGAAAAAAACGGAATAATGGAATATCTTTTGAAGCAGAAAGCAGCCGGCCGGATAAAGCATTTAGGTTTTTCGGCCCACGGAAGATATGATACCATCAAGCGCTTTTTAGAAGCTTACAGCGGCCAGCTTGAATTTTGCCAGATACAGCTGAACTATCTGGACTGGAGCCTCCAGGACGCGAAGGCAAAGGTTGAGCTGCTGAAGGATTATCATATGCCGATCTGGGTCATGGAACCGCTCCGCGGTGGTAAGCTGGCCGCCCTTTCGGATAAGAATATGGCTGAGCTGAAGGAACTCCGCCCGGAAGCAGACGCGCCGGAGTGGGCATTTCGTTTCTTGCAGTCTATCCCGGAAGTGACAATGGTACTTTCCGGTATGTCAGATGAAGATCAGCTGAAATCCAATATCGCAGTCTATGAGGAAGAAAAGCCCGTAAATGAACAGGAGCTGGAGTGTCTTATAAAAGTGGCGGACAGCATGCTGGACAGCCTCCCGTGCACAGCGTGCCGCTACTGTACCACCTATTGTCCCCAAAAACTGGATATCCCTACCCTTTTATCACTTTACAATGACGCCCGTTTTACCAACAGCATTATCACACAGATGGCAGTGGATGCGCTGCCAGAGGAAAAACAGCCGAGCGCCTGTATTGGCTGCAAAAGCTGTGAGGAGGTCTGTCCGCAGCAGCTGCAAATTTCCCCTGCCATGACAGATTTTGTGGATATACTAAACCAGCCGGCTGGGTTATAA
- the kdpB gene encoding potassium-transporting ATPase subunit KdpB yields MSKQEKQTKFITSDILKDALIGSVKKLNPAYMIKNPVMFVVEIGFFISLVLTIFPTLFGDIGDISHLRLYNGIVAVILLITVLFANFAESVAEGRGRAQAESLKKTKKDTQARVIKADGSEETLSSNELKKGDVVLVKAGEMIPNDGEVIEGIASVDESAITGESAPVVREAGGDFASVTGGTTVVSDWLKIRITADPGESFLDKMIKLVEGASRQKTPNEIALTTLLVGLTIIFLLVIVTLYPLAGYSGVQIPISTMIALAVCLIPTTIGALLSAIGIAGMDRVTRFNVIAMSGKAVEACGDVNTMILDKTGTITYGNRLAADFIPVGTESKSDLTDYAVMCSINDETPEGKSTVELGKELNTKGVTEEAKNAAFIEFSAQTRMSGIDLPDGTTIRKGASDAIIERVKKMGGVIPGDLEETVNHVAGLGGTPLVVCVDERIYGVIYLKDTVKPGLVERFARLRQMGIKTVMCTGDNPLTAATIAKEAGVDSFIAECKPEDKIDAIKKEQAEGKLVAMTGDGTNDAPALAQADVGLAMNSGTTAAKEAANMVDLDSNPTKILEVVEIGKQLLITRGALTTFSIANDIAKYFAIIPAMFTLAIPQMQILNIMRLSTPYSAILAALIFNAVIIPLLIPLAMRGVKYKPMKSESMLLRNILIYGLGGVVVPFIGIKLIDLIIAPLVMAIGLGI; encoded by the coding sequence ATGAGTAAACAAGAAAAACAAACGAAATTTATAACAAGCGACATACTCAAAGATGCCTTGATTGGATCGGTTAAAAAACTAAATCCGGCCTATATGATTAAAAATCCAGTGATGTTTGTTGTTGAAATTGGATTTTTTATCTCACTGGTACTGACCATTTTTCCGACCTTATTTGGAGACATTGGGGATATCAGTCATTTAAGGCTCTATAATGGTATTGTTGCAGTTATTTTACTGATTACGGTTCTTTTTGCAAACTTTGCTGAATCGGTGGCTGAAGGACGTGGCCGGGCGCAGGCAGAATCATTAAAGAAAACTAAAAAAGATACACAGGCCAGAGTGATAAAAGCAGATGGAAGTGAAGAAACGCTGAGCTCAAATGAGCTTAAGAAGGGCGATGTGGTACTTGTCAAAGCAGGTGAGATGATTCCGAATGATGGCGAGGTCATCGAAGGGATCGCTTCAGTGGACGAGTCGGCGATTACCGGTGAATCAGCACCGGTCGTACGCGAAGCAGGGGGTGACTTTGCTTCTGTCACCGGAGGCACAACCGTTGTCAGTGACTGGTTGAAAATTAGGATCACAGCAGACCCGGGCGAATCCTTTTTAGATAAAATGATCAAGCTGGTCGAAGGCGCGTCGCGTCAGAAAACACCCAATGAGATTGCCCTGACAACACTTTTAGTTGGGTTAACCATTATCTTTTTATTAGTCATTGTCACGTTATATCCGCTTGCGGGCTATTCAGGGGTTCAGATTCCGATTTCGACCATGATTGCCCTGGCGGTTTGCCTGATACCAACGACCATTGGTGCACTGCTTTCCGCGATTGGCATTGCCGGAATGGACCGTGTTACCCGGTTTAATGTCATTGCAATGTCCGGTAAGGCCGTTGAAGCCTGCGGAGATGTCAATACAATGATCTTGGATAAAACAGGGACAATTACCTATGGTAACCGCTTAGCGGCAGATTTTATCCCTGTTGGGACAGAAAGCAAAAGTGATTTGACGGATTACGCTGTCATGTGCTCGATCAATGATGAGACACCGGAAGGCAAATCAACCGTTGAATTGGGCAAAGAGCTTAATACAAAGGGAGTAACAGAGGAAGCTAAAAATGCAGCGTTCATTGAATTCTCTGCTCAAACCCGGATGAGTGGTATAGATCTGCCGGATGGTACAACAATTCGCAAAGGAGCTTCAGACGCCATTATAGAACGCGTCAAAAAAATGGGCGGTGTCATTCCAGGAGACCTTGAAGAAACCGTAAATCATGTTGCGGGTCTGGGCGGCACACCCCTGGTGGTATGTGTGGATGAGCGTATTTACGGGGTTATTTACCTGAAGGATACGGTTAAGCCCGGACTGGTAGAACGCTTTGCCCGTCTCCGCCAGATGGGGATTAAGACCGTTATGTGCACTGGAGATAATCCCTTGACAGCGGCCACCATCGCGAAGGAAGCAGGTGTTGACAGCTTTATCGCAGAATGTAAGCCAGAAGATAAGATTGACGCTATCAAAAAAGAACAGGCTGAAGGAAAGCTGGTCGCGATGACCGGCGACGGGACAAATGATGCCCCGGCGCTGGCGCAGGCAGATGTCGGCCTGGCCATGAACAGTGGGACAACGGCTGCAAAAGAAGCTGCCAATATGGTGGATCTTGATTCAAATCCAACCAAGATTCTTGAAGTTGTTGAGATAGGAAAGCAGCTGTTAATTACACGCGGCGCCTTAACAACCTTTAGCATTGCCAATGACATCGCTAAATACTTTGCGATCATTCCCGCAATGTTCACCTTGGCAATCCCTCAGATGCAGATTCTCAACATCATGCGTTTGTCGACGCCCTACAGCGCTATTTTAGCCGCGTTAATTTTTAATGCGGTGATTATTCCGCTGTTAATTCCGCTGGCAATGCGCGGTGTCAAGTATAAGCCCATGAAATCAGAGTCAATGCTGCTGCGCAATATTTTGATTTATGGTCTTGGCGGTGTGGTGGTCCCCTTTATAGGAATAAAACTCATAGACCTGATCATCGCGCCATTGGTTATGGCGATCGGGCTCGGAATATAA
- a CDS encoding YccF domain-containing protein yields the protein MRTLGNIIWFLFGGLFCALGWVISGIICCVTIIGIPVGLQAFKFASFVLWPFGRDIDFSGMGTGSFLVNVLWIIFFGWELALASLAFGLLYCVTIVGIPFGLQHFKFMKLALMPFGAEIITID from the coding sequence ATGAGAACACTGGGAAACATTATCTGGTTTCTGTTTGGCGGACTGTTCTGCGCCCTTGGCTGGGTGATTTCCGGCATCATCTGCTGTGTGACCATCATTGGGATACCAGTAGGATTACAGGCCTTTAAATTCGCCAGCTTTGTGCTCTGGCCCTTTGGGCGGGACATTGATTTCAGCGGAATGGGCACCGGCTCTTTTCTGGTAAATGTCCTCTGGATCATCTTTTTTGGCTGGGAGCTGGCGCTGGCGTCACTGGCCTTTGGCCTTCTCTACTGCGTCACCATTGTGGGAATTCCCTTCGGACTTCAGCATTTTAAATTTATGAAGCTGGCGCTGATGCCCTTCGGCGCAGAAATTATTACAATTGATTGA
- the lpdA gene encoding dihydrolipoyl dehydrogenase produces the protein MSESKDFKHYDLVVLGGGFGGYTAAVRAAQLGKKAAVIEEDRLGGTCLNVGCIPTKFMLQNAKIIKACDGAARRGVVMSQPSVNMAQMIKNKDEKVRRLGNGIKMLLKSNGVDVYQGTGEVFPDYSAKITDMEGGEEVIGWEKLIIATGSNPAVPDLFKDIPGLLTNREALNLPYLPKELIIVGGGVVGCEFATIFSIFGTKVTMLQNGSSLINGFDKEGTACVEESLVKNGVTIHYNAFVRDIYKDSASNFHLEVEMRNEEQPKSFCCADVLMATGRCANLKGLDSLNLELDRGWVDVNDYLETSVPDVYAIGDVTAKSHLAHGASAMAMRAVENMFGGKPTRMNYSLIPSCVYTLPEVASVGMREEAAREAYPNVRVGSFPMSASGRALIRDESQGFVKVITEDKYGEILGIHVAGPGATELITQAETIMALEGTIEDMCRIIYPHPTISEALFEAAMDTFGMSIHLPKKEA, from the coding sequence ATGAGTGAGAGTAAAGATTTTAAACATTATGACCTGGTGGTACTTGGAGGCGGATTTGGCGGTTACACCGCAGCGGTCCGCGCCGCCCAGCTTGGAAAGAAGGCCGCGGTAATCGAGGAAGACCGCCTTGGCGGCACCTGCCTGAATGTCGGCTGTATTCCCACCAAATTCATGCTTCAGAACGCAAAGATAATCAAGGCCTGTGACGGCGCGGCAAGGCGCGGCGTTGTCATGTCACAGCCAAGTGTCAACATGGCTCAGATGATAAAAAATAAGGATGAAAAGGTCCGCCGGCTGGGTAACGGCATCAAAATGCTGCTGAAAAGCAATGGCGTGGACGTCTATCAGGGAACCGGAGAAGTCTTTCCGGATTATTCCGCTAAAATAACAGACATGGAGGGCGGCGAGGAGGTCATTGGCTGGGAAAAGCTGATCATCGCCACCGGCTCCAATCCGGCCGTTCCCGATTTGTTTAAGGATATTCCGGGGCTGTTGACCAACCGCGAAGCCCTGAACCTTCCTTACCTGCCCAAGGAGCTCATCATCGTGGGCGGTGGTGTGGTAGGCTGTGAGTTTGCCACCATTTTCAGTATCTTTGGCACTAAGGTGACCATGCTGCAAAACGGCAGCAGCCTGATCAACGGATTTGACAAGGAAGGGACCGCCTGTGTTGAGGAAAGCCTGGTTAAAAACGGCGTCACCATTCATTACAACGCTTTTGTACGGGATATTTATAAGGATTCCGCGTCAAACTTCCATCTGGAGGTTGAAATGCGCAACGAGGAACAGCCAAAAAGTTTTTGCTGCGCCGATGTGCTCATGGCCACAGGCCGCTGCGCGAACCTGAAAGGACTGGACAGCCTGAATCTTGAGCTTGACCGGGGATGGGTGGATGTCAATGATTATCTGGAAACCTCTGTGCCCGATGTCTATGCCATCGGAGACGTGACCGCCAAATCCCACTTGGCACATGGCGCATCCGCCATGGCCATGCGTGCCGTTGAGAACATGTTTGGCGGTAAACCCACCAGAATGAACTACAGCCTGATTCCCTCCTGTGTTTATACCCTTCCCGAGGTGGCCTCGGTCGGTATGCGGGAGGAGGCCGCGCGAGAAGCCTATCCAAACGTCCGCGTAGGAAGCTTTCCCATGAGTGCCAGCGGACGAGCGCTGATCCGTGATGAAAGCCAGGGCTTTGTCAAGGTTATCACCGAGGATAAATACGGTGAGATTCTGGGGATACATGTTGCCGGTCCAGGCGCCACCGAGCTCATTACCCAGGCCGAAACCATAATGGCTTTAGAAGGAACCATTGAGGATATGTGCCGGATTATCTACCCGCATCCCACCATCTCCGAAGCCTTGTTTGAGGCTGCGATGGATACCTTTGGCATGTCCATTCATCTGCCAAAGAAGGAAGCATAG
- the kdpC gene encoding K(+)-transporting ATPase subunit C produces the protein MKEIITTNLKPALLVTVVLLLICGLLYPLALTGIGQLAFNHQANGSIISVNGREVGAEHVGQQFTEPYFLKGRVSAYNYNTYTEEDLQVDPETGEANYTGVASGGSNYGNSNPELQARVEESINEFLAANPGVRREDIPADLMTASGSGLDPDISPASAEIQVPSVSKASGIPEDELRQIIADNTEGKFLGIFGQDRVNVLKVNIEIAQKMGLL, from the coding sequence ATGAAAGAAATCATCACGACAAATTTAAAGCCGGCTTTATTGGTGACCGTTGTTTTGCTGCTGATATGCGGCTTGCTTTACCCACTCGCGCTGACGGGGATTGGACAGCTTGCCTTTAATCATCAGGCGAATGGCAGTATTATCAGTGTGAATGGCAGGGAAGTGGGAGCAGAACATGTGGGTCAGCAGTTTACAGAGCCGTATTTCCTGAAGGGACGTGTCTCTGCCTATAATTACAATACTTACACCGAGGAAGACCTGCAGGTGGATCCGGAGACAGGCGAGGCGAACTATACAGGCGTCGCCTCCGGCGGTTCAAACTATGGAAACAGCAATCCTGAGCTGCAGGCCCGGGTGGAAGAAAGCATCAATGAATTTTTGGCGGCCAATCCAGGTGTCCGGCGCGAGGATATTCCGGCAGACCTGATGACAGCGTCGGGCTCAGGTCTTGACCCGGATATCTCACCAGCCTCGGCTGAGATACAGGTTCCGTCTGTTTCAAAAGCGAGCGGTATTCCTGAGGATGAGCTGCGGCAAATAATTGCAGACAATACGGAAGGTAAGTTCTTGGGTATTTTTGGTCAGGACCGTGTGAATGTGTTAAAAGTAAATATTGAGATTGCTCAAAAAATGGGCCTTCTGTAA